From Danaus plexippus chromosome 11, MEX_DaPlex, whole genome shotgun sequence, the proteins below share one genomic window:
- the LOC116765649 gene encoding proton-coupled folate transporter-like → MNGINVSGDKNSEEVKKQSKPKRTTVKEKLMQIRSNITVEPIIACYIMSNVFSGLAVQNLNLEKACRVNLGYSDEVCSALNRRQTENYTFEESEVQKLTASVQAWKNVVQTAFPCILVLFVGSWSDKTGKRKACILLPIVGEVLCCTSFILNTYFFYELPIEVTALSDLFPSLTGGWITVCVGVFSYIGDVTTKEMRTFRVGVANLCMSLGIPIGMSLSGILLQQIGYYGIFLISNCLYLTSLIYGYIRLKDPVISEERRREQPVGCRGWMCSFFDARHVRETLTVAFRSGPRRRRLRVSLLIVVVCVIFGPLHGEMNVLYLFMRYRFNWDEVQFSMFCTYSIITNLVGTLFSISIFSDFMKLDDSVVGIISCTSKILASFIFAFASTKTEIYIAPLVEIFNGTSFIAMRSIASKLVTSEELGKVNSLFGLAEAMMPLVYGPLYSRVYMATLNVLPGAVFLLGAAMTVPAVAIFGWMYFEQKEDNRQAEELENVNEVA, encoded by the exons AGAAAAGCTTATGCAAATACGATCCAATATAACTGTTGAACCTATTATAGCATGTTATATTATGTCCAATGTGTTTTCTGGGTTAGCAGTCCAAAACCTAAACTTAGAAAAGGCGTGTAGAGTGAATTTGGGGTATAGCGATGAAGTCTGTTCAGCGTTAAATAGACGGCAAACGGAAAACTATACTTTCGAGGAATCAGAGGTACAAAAGCTGACAGCGTCCGTACAGGCTTGGAAAAATGTAGTGCAAACAGCTTTTCCCTGCATTTTAGTTCTATTTGTGGGTTCGTGGAGTGATAAAACCGGAAAACGAAAAGCGTGTATTCTATTACCAATAGTCGGTGAAGTGTTGTGTTGcacaagttttattttaaacacatattttttctacgAATTACCTATAGAGGTCACAGCCCTCTCTGATTTATTTCCGTCGCTAACCGGAGGATGGATCACTGTTTGCGTTGGTGTATTCAGCTATATTGGTGATGTAACAACGAAAGAAATGAGAACATTCAGAGTAGGAGTTGCAAATTTGTGCATGTCCTTGGGTATACCAATTGGAATGTCACTAAGTGGGATACTTCTGCAACAAATTGGCTATTATggaatttttcttatttctaattgtttgtatttaaccAGTCTAATTTACGGATACATACGTCTTAAGGACCCTGTTATTTCTGAAGAAAGACGACGA GAGCAACCAGTGGGCTGTCGGGGATGGATGTGTTCATTTTTCGATGCACGTCATGTGAGGGAAACTCTCACCGTAGCCTTCAGAAGTGGACCACGACGTAGACGTCTCCGTGTATCTCTACTCATAGTGGTCGTCTGTGTTATATTCGGACCCTTGCATG GCGAGATGAATGTACTATACCTGTTCATGAGATATAGATTCAATTGGGATGAAGTACAATTCAGTATGTTTTGTACCTACAGCATCATAACAAATTTAGTGG gaacattattttctatcaGCATTTTTAGTGACTTCATGAAACTCGACGATAGTGTGGTGGGAATAATCTCATGTACAAGCAAGATATTGGCATCCTTCATATTTGCATTCGCTAGTACAAAAACGGAAATATACATCG CGCCGCTAGTTGAAATATTCAATGGCACGTCCTTCATCGCAATGCGATCAATTGCTTCTAAACTGGTGACTAGCGAAGAATTGG GAAAAGTGAATTCCTTGTTTGGCTTGGCTGAAGCAATGATGCCACTGGTGTATGGACCGTTATACTCTCGGGTCTACATGGCGACTCTGAACGTTTTGCCGGGAGCTGTGTTTCTCCTGGGAGCCGCCATGACGGTTCCAGCGGTTGCTATATTTGG GTGGATGTATTTCGAGCAAAAAGAGGACAACCGGCAAGCCGAAGAATTGGAAAACGTTAACGAAGTTGCATAG
- the LOC116765957 gene encoding probable peptidoglycan muropeptide transporter SLC46, protein MDPKTNDSVEEQPLKTQVKNDFKKMSLLNKLRFMRSNVTVEPVLALFVMPSVLAVMATQNLNLDKACRVNLDFPDDVCTNLRLRKRENISSYEDEVQKLIASVQAWKSVIHTAVPTLLMLFIGAWSDKTGRRKICMTMPIIGEFITCVLNMVNTYFFYEVSVEWTVFMEVIFPSLTGGWYTILLGTYSYLGDITSKNTRTFRLGILSLCMTVGFPMGMGFSGVLLKYIGYYGVFSLSALLQFFNFCYVSFRIKDHTWLNKNEEVKKSGVIGFFIEFFDIDSIKETFKIAFRKGPNNRRLRICLILAVVCLSFGPMWGEMSIMYIFTRYRFNWDEVKYSIFSTYKLITHSIGTIFAISVFSKRLGVDDSVLGIISTSSKMAGALVTAFARSNYEIYAAPLVEILDGTTTIALRSIASKLVSHQELGKVFSLFGVAETMMPLIFAPLYSRVYILTLHILPGAVFLFTVLATVPAVGIFIWFYGQHKKDLRKKILEMQPPQVHEEAKSSDSTTA, encoded by the exons atggaTCCCAAAACAAACGATTCTGTTGAGGAGCAACCCTTGAAAACTCAAgtaaaaaatgatttcaagAAAATGTCgctattaaataagttaagaTTTATGAGATCCAATGTAACCGTGGAACCGGTGCTGGCATTGTTTGTGATGCCAAGCGTTTTAGCTGTAATGGCAACTCAAAATCTAAATCTAGATAAAGCCTGCAGAGTTAATCTAGATTTTCCAGATGATGTGTGCACTAATTTACGATTGAGAAAGAGAGAAAATATTAGCTCTTACGAAGATGAAGTTCAAAAGCTGATAGCATCAGTTCAAGCTTGGAAAAGTGTTATCCATACGGCTGTACCAACTCTATTAATGTTGTTTATCGGTGCTTGGAGCGATAAGACCGGGCGCCGGAAAATTTGCATGACAATGCCTATCATCGGGGAATTTATTacttgtgttttaaatatggtgaacacatattttttctatgaagTCTCTGTGGAGTGGACTGTGTTCATGGAGGTCATATTCCCATCGCTCACTGGAGGCTGGTATACTATTTTACTTGGTACATATAGTTACTTGGGAGatataacttcaaaaaataCAAGGACTTTTAGATTGGGCATATTGAGTTTGTGCATGACTGTCGGCTTTCCTATGGGAATGGGATTTAGTGGTGTTTTATTGAAGTACATAGGATATTATGGTGTATTTTCCCTATCCGCACTGcttcaattttttaatttctgctATGTCTCCTTCCGTATTAAGGATCACACTtggttgaataaaaatgaagag GTAAAAAAGAGTGGTGTCATTGGGTTCTTTATAGAATTCTTTGACATCGATAGCATTAAGGAAACATTCAAGATAGCGTTCAGAAAAGGTCCGAATAACAGAAGATTACGAATATGTCTTATCCTCGCCGTAGTTTGCTTGAGCTTTGGACCTATGTGGG GTGAAATgagtataatgtatatttttactcgCTACCGATTTAATTGGGACGAAGTaaaatacagtattttttCCACTTACAAACTCATCACACATTCTATAG GTACAATATTTGCGATCAGTGTTTTCAGTAAAAGATTAGGAGTTGACGATTCTGTGTTGGGAATTATATCTACTTCAAGTAAGATGGCTGGGGCTTTAGTGACAGCTTTTGCAAGAAgcaattatgaaatttatgctG cacCGCTTGTAGAAATATTAGATGGAACAACGACAATAGCACTTCGGTCAATCGCTTCTAAGTTGGTTTCTCATCAAGAATTAG GCAAAGTATTTTCACTTTTCGGTGTGGCCGAGACTATGATGCCTCTGATTTTCGCTCCTCTATATTCTCGAGTGTATATACTGACGCTGCATATATTGCCGGGAGCTGTCTTTCTATTTACTGTACTAGCCACAGTGCCAGCTGttggtatatttat ATGGTTTTATGGTCAGCACAAAAAAGATTTAAGAAAGAAGATATTAGAAATGCAACCGCCACAAGTACATGAAGAAGCAAAAAGTTCTGACAGTACCACGGCATAA